The sequence AAAAGATCTTCCCGGTTAAACGTGTAGAAGTGTCTGACTTTAAACCTGGCACAAATGAAGTTGTCTTTACTATTTTCGAAGCTCGTTTTCATATGCTAGACGAGAACCCTGAATACCACTTAGTAGCTCCTAAAGAAGGTCATCCGCAATCTTTTTGGTTCAATATTATGGTTAATGATATAGATAAGACCTATCAAGCCGCTATTGAGAATGGCTGCTCAGAGATACAAGGTGTAACAAGAATGGAAGAATTCGGCATTTCAAATGCACAGTTTTTAGACCCTTTTG is a genomic window of Carnobacterium sp. CP1 containing:
- a CDS encoding VOC family protein, with amino-acid sequence MEVVEFDFVVKDSLKALELYEKIFPVKRVEVSDFKPGTNEVVFTIFEARFHMLDENPEYHLVAPKEGHPQSFWFNIMVNDIDKTYQAAIENGCSEIQGVTRMEEFGISNAQFLDPFGYVWMLHEIHREVSYEERIDILKETFD